A window from Enterocloster bolteae encodes these proteins:
- a CDS encoding DNA adenine methylase, which translates to MNSFIGWIGGKRLLRKEILGCFPEDVGRYIEVFGGAGWVLFAKEKQAGQMEVYNDRDGNLVNLYRCIKYHCSALQEELQWLLPSREQFYDYRAQMDMRGLTDIQKAARFFYLLKISFGSDYRTFATSSKSIENAIDYLVKVQKRLQGVVIENKDFENLIGVYDRKDALFYLDPPYVGTETYYNVTFTMEDHQRLAEILKNIKGKFILSYNDIPMIRELYSQYPCKEVVRNSTLAGDSNKPAAYRELIITNF; encoded by the coding sequence ATGAATAGTTTTATTGGATGGATTGGTGGAAAGAGGTTATTACGCAAGGAGATTCTAGGCTGTTTTCCTGAGGATGTCGGACGTTACATCGAGGTTTTTGGCGGGGCCGGCTGGGTGCTCTTTGCAAAAGAGAAGCAAGCCGGTCAGATGGAAGTGTACAATGACCGGGATGGAAATTTAGTCAATCTGTATCGCTGCATTAAATATCATTGCAGTGCCCTACAGGAGGAGTTGCAGTGGCTTTTACCCTCCCGCGAGCAATTTTATGACTATAGAGCGCAGATGGATATGAGGGGATTGACAGATATTCAAAAAGCTGCACGTTTTTTTTATTTGTTAAAAATAAGCTTCGGGAGCGATTACCGTACATTCGCAACTTCATCTAAAAGCATAGAGAATGCGATAGATTATCTGGTGAAAGTCCAAAAGAGGCTTCAGGGTGTGGTGATAGAGAACAAGGATTTTGAGAATCTGATAGGTGTCTATGACCGGAAGGATGCTCTGTTTTATCTGGATCCGCCTTATGTAGGGACGGAGACTTATTATAATGTCACATTTACTATGGAGGACCATCAACGTTTAGCGGAGATACTGAAAAATATCAAAGGAAAATTTATTCTTTCCTATAATGATATACCTATGATTCGTGAATTGTATTCTCAATATCCCTGTAAAGAGGTTGTCCGAAACAGCACGCTGGCGGGAGATTCGAATAAACCTGCTGCTTATAGAGAACTAATCATAACGAATTTCTGA
- a CDS encoding helix-turn-helix domain-containing protein yields MVKIHLSRLLGEKRWSQAKLARITGIRASTINDIYNEFSERISLEHLNRICRALDCDISDILEYIPDEPR; encoded by the coding sequence ATGGTCAAGATTCATTTATCAAGGCTCCTGGGTGAAAAACGTTGGAGCCAAGCAAAATTGGCGAGAATAACAGGCATAAGAGCGTCAACAATCAATGACATTTATAACGAATTTTCAGAACGTATCAGCCTGGAGCATCTTAACCGAATTTGCAGGGCCTTAGACTGTGATATTTCAGACATATTGGAATACATACCAGATGAGCCAAGATAA